AATTTTTCCACACCTTTAATACACTTCACGAAGAGAATAAACAGATTGTCATTTCAAGTGATCGACCACCTAAAGAAATTCCTACTTTAGAAGACCGCTTGCGTTCTCGATTTGAATGGGGACTCATTACGGATATAACCCCACCTGATCTTGAGACACGTATTGCCATCTTGCGCAAAAAAGCTAAAGCAGAAGGTCTAGATATTCCGAATGAGGTTATGCTTTATATTGCCAATCAAATCGACACCAACATTCGCGAACTAGAAGGCGCACTTATTAGAGTTGTAGCTTACTCATCTCTGATTAATAGAGATATTGATGCTTCATTAGCAGCTGAAGCATTAAAGGATATTATTCCAAGCTCCAAGCCTAAAGTCATTACCATTCAAGCTATACAAGAAGTTGTAGCTGAAAAATATAATATTAAACTTGACGATTTCGCTGCGAAAAAACGAACCAAAACCATTGCTTATCCAAGGCAAATCGCTATGTACCTATCAAGGGAAATGACGGATTACTCTCTTCCGAAGATAGGAGAGGAGTTTGGAGGACGCGATCACACTACCGTCATCCATGCTCATGAAAAAATTTCAAAGATGCTTAGCCAAGATCAGCAGTTACAAAAAGACTTAGATGATCTAAAAGAAACACTTAAATCGTAAATGTCGTCTGTGGATATCCATTAAAGTTATTCCAAAAATTACTCACAGTCTATCCACATGTGGAAAACCTGACAGTTATAGCGATGAAACCACTTATGCACATATTCACAGCCCTTACGACTACTACGACCTTTTTTATAAATAAATATAATTAAAGAAGATCCATTTAGGAGGATTCGATTCATGAGATTTACAATTCAACGCGATCAATTAATGAACAGCGTTCAAGATGTTATGAAAGCTATATCTTCTAGAACGACTATTCCTATTCTTACCGGAATGAAAGTAGAAGCTACAGAATACGGGGTAAAACTTACAGGTAGTGATTCTGATGTCACTATTGAATCCTTTATCCCTGTTGAAGAAGATGGGATTGTTTTGGTTGAGAACATCGAACCAGGCAGTATTGTATTGCAAGCTAAATACTTCCCGGATATTGTTCGCAAGTTACCTCAACAAACGGTAGAAATCGAGGTTGATGATCACTTCAACGTAAATATTCGTTCTGGTAGTGCAGAATTCCATTTAAATGGCCAAGACGCTGAAGAATACCCGCACTTGCCGCAAATTCAAACCAACCAAAGTTTTGAAGTTCCGATTGATTTACTAAAAGACTTAATTCGACAAACGGTCTTTGCGGTGTCCACCTCAGAAACACGCCCTATCTTGACAGGTGTAAACATGAAAGTGGAAAACGATGATTTATACTTTATTGCAACGGATAGTCATCGTCTTGCTTCTAGAAAGATTCCAATGGGTGACAACGTTCAACCTTTATCATTTGAGAATGTTGTTATCCCTGGAAAAAGCCTGACAGAACTCAACAAAATTCTTGATGATTCTCAAGAAACCATTGAAATCAGCGTTACAGAAAATCAAATTTTATTCCGTACAAAGCACTTGTACTTTTTATCACGCTTGCTAGACGGGAATTATCCAGAAACATCAAGACTTATTCCTGATGAAGTCAAAACAACGGTGTTCATTGATACCAAAGAATTGCTTCAGTCTATTGATCGTGCATCTCTGTTGGCAAAAGAAAATCGCAATAGTGTGGTCAAATTAACCACAAAAGAAAACAACCGTGTGGAGATTACAAGTAATTCCCCTGAAGTAGGGAATGTTGTAGAAGAAGTAACAGCGGAATCGTTAGAAGGGGAAGATTTAAAAATTTCCTTTAGCGCGAAATATATGATGGATGCACTTAAAGTTGTCGACTGTGAAAAAGTAAACATCCAGTTTACTGGTGCTATGCGTCCATTCTTAATTCGACCAAATGAGAATGATCAAATTTTACAGCTTATTTTACCTGTTCGAACGTATTAATTTCTCCATTTAGCAAATAAAAAGCAAGGGATGACATCCCTTGCTTTTCTTATGGACAAATCTTTAGTAAAATAGGTAGAAGGTCAAGTCTGGAATTAGGGTGAAAAAATAATGTATGAAGCTATTGAAATAGAAACTGATATGATTCCTTTAGGTAAATTTTTACAAATTGCCAATGTTATTGAAACTGGAGGTATGGCTAAATGGTTTTTATCCGAATACCCAGTTTTTGTAAATGGTGAGCCAGAGAATCGTCGTGGTAAGAAACTATCTATTGGAGATCTTGTAGAGGTTGAAGGTGTAGGTACCTTTAAGGTTGTATCAGAATCTTAATTTCCCAATTAAGTTGAAGGGGACTCCCTATGCATTTAGAACAACTAACATTAAAACACTATCGTAATTATGAGCAGTTAGATATAACGTTTGATGATAAGGTAAACGTTATTATTGGAGAGAATGCTCAAGGAAAAACTAACCTTATGGAAGCTATTTACGTTTTAGCTTTTGCAAAATCCCATCGAACTCCCCGTGATAAAGAACTTATCATGTGGGACCAAGAGTATGCTAAAATTAAAGGGAGTGTGTTTAAGCGAAAACGCCATTTCCCATTAGAAATTGTAACGTCAACAAAGGGTAAGAAGGCAAAGCTTAACCATCTTGAGCAGAAACGTTTAAGCGACTATATAGGCGCATTAAATATTGTCATGTTTGCACCTGAAGATCTAAACCTGGTAAAGGGGAATCCTCAGGTTCGTCGTCGTTTTATAGATATGGAGATTGGACAAATTCAGCCTGCTTATATTTATCATTTGGGACAGTACCAAAAAATCTTAAAGCAACGAAATCATTTATTAAAAGAGTACCAGCGTAAACAAAATCCTGATTTAACGATGTTGCGAATATTAACTGACCAACTTATTGAGCATGCTGCAACAATTGTTCAGAGAAGATTTAAGTTTCTGGGGCTACTTAGAGACTGGGCCTTGCCAATACACGAAGGAATTAGCCGCCAACTGGAAAAACTTGAAATTGCTT
The nucleotide sequence above comes from Pontibacillus chungwhensis. Encoded proteins:
- the yaaA gene encoding S4 domain-containing protein YaaA — its product is MYEAIEIETDMIPLGKFLQIANVIETGGMAKWFLSEYPVFVNGEPENRRGKKLSIGDLVEVEGVGTFKVVSES
- the dnaN gene encoding DNA polymerase III subunit beta, coding for MRFTIQRDQLMNSVQDVMKAISSRTTIPILTGMKVEATEYGVKLTGSDSDVTIESFIPVEEDGIVLVENIEPGSIVLQAKYFPDIVRKLPQQTVEIEVDDHFNVNIRSGSAEFHLNGQDAEEYPHLPQIQTNQSFEVPIDLLKDLIRQTVFAVSTSETRPILTGVNMKVENDDLYFIATDSHRLASRKIPMGDNVQPLSFENVVIPGKSLTELNKILDDSQETIEISVTENQILFRTKHLYFLSRLLDGNYPETSRLIPDEVKTTVFIDTKELLQSIDRASLLAKENRNSVVKLTTKENNRVEITSNSPEVGNVVEEVTAESLEGEDLKISFSAKYMMDALKVVDCEKVNIQFTGAMRPFLIRPNENDQILQLILPVRTY
- the recF gene encoding DNA replication/repair protein RecF (All proteins in this family for which functions are known are DNA-binding proteins that assist the filamentation of RecA onto DNA for the initiation of recombination or recombinational repair.): MHLEQLTLKHYRNYEQLDITFDDKVNVIIGENAQGKTNLMEAIYVLAFAKSHRTPRDKELIMWDQEYAKIKGSVFKRKRHFPLEIVTSTKGKKAKLNHLEQKRLSDYIGALNIVMFAPEDLNLVKGNPQVRRRFIDMEIGQIQPAYIYHLGQYQKILKQRNHLLKEYQRKQNPDLTMLRILTDQLIEHAATIVQRRFKFLGLLRDWALPIHEGISRQLEKLEIAYNPTADVSKDMDLSMLVRVFQEKFQEIEKRELERGTTLIGPHRDDLIFYVNGKDVQTYGSQGQQRTTALSLKLAEIELIHSEVGEYPILLLDDVLSELDDYRQSHLLHTIQGKVQTFVSTTSVDGIEHETLKKADVFYVQEGSVTRAN